The sequence below is a genomic window from bacterium.
ATGCAGCTGTTGAACGATGTGAACGATGAGTCATCTGGGTAAACATCGGGGCCTTCAGGGGCCCAGTTACCCCAGACGATGCTGTTGAATATCTTCCCGCTAAACTCGTAAATCCCCCCTCCTTCCTCGGCCAAGTTGCCAGCTATGGTGCAGTTCCTGATTGTGGGCGATCTCTCGTAACTCCAAATCGCACCCCCCTCTGGCGCGGAGTTATCGCAGATGAGGCAGTTGGCAAATAGGCCATCGCAGGCGCGAATCGCACCACCATACGCGCCGATATTGCCGGAGATGACGCAACGAACGATCTCACCCCGACAATCATAGAGGGCCCCACCGCCTGATGCCTGATTCCCGGCAATCCAGCAGCCCTTGATTCGACCGTCGCAGCCACAAAACCCGCCACCCGAACTTGCAGTGTTGCCGTAGATGATACAATTGTAGATCGAAGCCATTGAATGGGGTCCATCCTCCAATCCGCCGAATATCCCACCGCCATTGGTCGCTGAGCCGTTTGTCATCGTAAAACCCGAAAGCAAACACGCCTCGTCCTCCGCGCCCGAGAACTCGACCACTGAGCCGAGCTGCCGACCGTCGATGATCGTCGCCTCAACTACGTCCCAATCCTCAGAATCCATCGATCTCAGGACGATATTCTTGCCCTTGAACCCCACGTTCTCATAGTAGGTGCCCGGGTGGACGATGATGGTGTCGCCATCCACGGCGGCATCGATCGCGTTCTGAATAACCGTGAAGTCGCCCGTGCCGTCCTGATTGACGTGATACTCGGCCGCAAGTGTGGGATAAGCAAGAAGGAGAGATAAGCAAAGCACAGTGATTTGAATAAGTGCTTTCATAGTGAATTGCTCCTATCTCTTAGGTTTGCGTGAACTCAACCGCCACTAATCGTAAACGAACTCACTGACGTGCGTAAGAAGGCCTGCTCCCCCGTTTGGGAGACCGCGGCGGCATAAGCGCAGTCTCCTGGGGGAGCATTGCCGGGCACGGTTAGGTCCAGTATCTTCAGAGGGTCTATGGTGGCGTTGCAGTCAAGAAAGACCGACGTTGCGAAGGGGAAGATGCCGAAATAGGCACCATCCGGCCCAATACAGAGGACGCTCCCGTCGGGCAGAATCAACCCTATATAAACGTCCACTACGACTTCAGAGCCATGGTTCTCCACGCTCAGGTATGCTTCGAGGTCATCCCCTGGGCCGAATTCGTTGTCATTAAGGGAGGTCTGGATGGTCACGGCGAAGATGGGATAGTGGTATCCCATATCGACGGTTCCTTTGTCGGCGCCTCCGTCGCTCCGGGTGGTGAGCTTGTCCAGGCCGAGGTTCTCGGCCGTGTCGCTGCCGGCGTCGATGCAGGGGCTATCCGCATCCTGACCCGCCGTCAGGGAGGACAGATAGTAGTCACCCAGTGGCCCAGTTGCGAAGACCGGGTCTTGGCTGATGTTGCCAACGCCGCCTTGCGTCCAGTTTTGAATGCAGCTGTAAGATGGCGTGCAACGGTCCGGCCCCACTTCCCCTGCATCGCCGTTGCCCCAGATAATGCAGTTGGTGATGGCGCCTGTATGGAAGTAAACGCCGCCGCCGTTTTCTGCTGCCGAGTTGTGAGCTATTGTGCAGTTCTGGACCATCCCCTGGCAATGGCCCAGGCCACCTCCCGCGTTGTAGTCAGCAACATTATTGATTATCAAACAGTTCTTGATCTGTCCGTCGAAGTCGTATATACCGCCTCCACAACCCATGTCTGCGAAGTTGTCCCTGATGACGCAGTCTTCAAGCGTTCCAGAGCAAGAGTCCAAGCCCGCTCCCATCCACGACACGTTACCGGAAATCGTGCAGCCCTTGATAATTCCATGGCAATCGCAAAGGCCGGAGCCAGTGTTGTTGCTTATTGTGCAGTATTCTATGTTTCCCACCCATACGTGTATCCCGGCACCGTCCGTGCTAGAGAAGTTTCCTGTCCAGTTATCGTCTATAAGGCAGTTTAGAATGTCTCCTTCACAATCATACATCCCCCCTCCTGTAAAAACGGCTGCGTTGCCGGTAATCCGGCTATTGGCGATATTGCCTCTCCATTGGTAAAGACCGCCCCCTGCTCCCTGGATGCCGTTGTCGCTGATTACACAATTATCGATGCTCCCAGTGCTTTCGGATAGCCCACCCCCGTCTCCGTATTCTGTCCAGTTCGAGAGTATGGAGCACCGGGCGATCTCTGCACTGCAATCATGGAGACCTCCACCGTCATGGCTCGCGGAGTTCTGTTTAACTGTGCACGCCACCATGCTGCCCTCGAACCTGAAGAGCCCGCCACCGCTGCCATCCGCCGTGTTTCCGATTATGAGGCAGTTTTCAAGGCTGCCACCAAAACACTCGGCGAGACCTCCGCCCCATCCCGCTGTGTTATCCCTGATTGTGCAGTTCTCTATTGTCCCGCTGCACCACATCAGGCCGCCGCCTGACGCGCCAACGGCCCCAGCCGCAGTGTTCTGCGTGATCACGCAGCCTGTAATCGAGGCTTTCGTATGAGGCGCGTTCCATTTGCGGGCGCCGCAGATTCCACCGCCGTAGCCGTTCTTCCCGTTTGTGATCGTAAAACCCGAAAGCAAACACGCCTCGTCCTCCGTGCCGTAAAAGGCAACAACTGGGCCGCTCTGGCCGCCATCGATGATAGTGCTCTCGACGCAGCCTGCGTCTTCAGGATCAACGGAACAGAGCACGATATTCTTGCCCTCAAAACGGACGTTCTCGTAGTAGGTCCCCGGGTGGACGATAACGATGTCGCCATCAATTGCGACATCGATCGCGTTCTGAATGACCGTGAAATCGTCGCTCCCGTCCTGATTGACGTGGTACTCCGCCGCAAGGGCCAGAATGCCGATGCAGTGCAGAATAACGAATACAGCCAGACCTATTGCTAGCATTCTCATGTCCCGATTCTCCTTCTATATTGCTGAGTTCGCCGATCCAACTCCTCTGCCATTAGGTCCATAGATTCTCAAAACCAGCCAGCTGTTCTATGGGCATACGCCATCTAAAGCCGACGAAACCTAACTTAGCGCACATTTTGACACCAGAAAGATACAAAGAATACAGTAAAACAGAGACCAAAACAAGCGCGCCATGTCCAGCGTCCACAGCTGCGACGAGGCTTCAGCGTCCTAGATTCTCTGTGTCTCTGTGTCTCTGTGGTGAGATGAGGGACCGGAAAGTTCTTAAATTGCATTCGTCGTCGCAGCTGTCGTCAACAGGCGTCTCGAGTATGAACGGCAGGTGGGCAAGTTTGGGGTGATTGACGATATTGCGAAAGCCTTCCATGCCGATATTGCCCATCCCGATGTGGTAGTGCCGGTCAACATGCGAGCCGAGCGCGACCTTCGTGTCGTTGACGTGGACGACCTTGAGCCGATCGATACCGATGAGACGGTCCAGCTCATCCAGCGTAGACTCGAGCCCGTGTGCGGCTACAACGTCATATCCGGCGGCGAACGCGTGCGCCGTGTCGAGGCAGACGTATAACCTGTCGGCAGACTTGCAGCGCTCGATGATGCGGGCGAGCTCGGCGACGGTGTGGCCAATAATATGGCCCGAGCCAGCGCTGTTCTCAAGCAGAAGCGGCGCATCATATTCCTGGCTCAATACCTCGTCGAGACCTCTGGAAACAGTCTTGAGTGCGTCGTCGAGATCGCGGCCGCGGGCGGAGCCGATGTGCGTGACGACGAACTGTGCACCGAGATGGTCGGCCCTTTCAAGCGAAGTTTTGACCGCACGCCTGGACCGCCACGCGAGTTTCGGGTCGGGGCTTGCCAGATTGATCAGATACGGCGTGTGGACGACGACAGCCTCGATGCCATAATCCGAGACGAGGCGGCGGAATGTCTGCGCCTCGCCGTCGTCCAAATCCTTAACGCGCCATCCTTTGGGGTTCTGCGCGAATATCTGAAGCGCGTTACAGCCCAGCTCGTGCGCCCTCTCAACGGCGTTGTAATACTTGCCAGCAACGGAGAAGTGCATCCCGACAATCAAAGTTCCAGGTCCCTCGCAATCTAAACCATTTGCAATCGATAGCGCTTCTCAATAGTGTATTATGATGCACGTATTATTCGCATCGACATCTTATTAACCCCAGCGAAGGAGGCAAGCGCCATTAACAGGAGAACCTTTCTCAAACTGGGCGGGATATCTACGCTGTGCTCGTTATTTGCGCCTCGTTTAGTGAGACGGGCAGCGGCGCAGAGTGACCAGCCCAACTATTGGGTGGGGAGCAAGTATTTCATTCAGGACACGGTAGAGACGAGCGATCTGCCGGAGCGCATCTGGGCCAGGATCAACGGCGCATGGCACGTTTATCCCTCGAGGGAGCTGCCGGAGGCGTTTGTGGACTGGAACCTCAGCTCGAGGGTCGGGATGCTCCAAGACATGCTGAATGGCGTGATGCCCTCTCACTACGACGGCCCTCACAACGCCGCGGTCGCAACCTATTCGCGATTTGGGCGAGGAGACAGCGAGTTTCAGGTCAACAACGCGTATAAGGGGATGGGCATGGTGCCCAAACCTGACCGTATCGAGGAGGTCATCGACCGGCTGAAGATGACGGAGGGGCACACCTTGAATGCGAAGGTGCAGATACTGATCGACAACTACTCAGACGAGACGATATGGGACAGGAGCAAGCAAGGCTCTCTGGAGCTTTACAGCTCGTCGGCCTTTGAGACGCACAGCTTCAAGAACCAAATGCGCAACCCCATCTCGACGGTCGCCTTCTTGGATTCCACGTCTTACGAGCTCAGGACGATCACCAGGCTCTTGCACCACAACGACCCGACTCTTTCAGAAGACGAACGCAACATGTTAGAATACATAAACGCCGTCCATGCCTACTTCCATGGCGGGTCGACCGATAACATCGTGGCCGTCTATTACGTCATCGAGGTCTTCGACAACTCCCCTGGCCCATCCCATGCAGGGCACAGAGTTGTTCCGCCGCTAGACAGGTCAAGAGGAGCCTCGCTGCCTAAAGGCCGGAAGCCTGAGGCGCTCGGCTACTAATCCAAAAGATTCTAAGGAGATAGCAATGTCCAAGATAATCATTGTCGCTTGCTCGATTCTCGCAGTGCTGGCCGTTCAGTCGGTCAGCTTGGCGCAGAGTGCGCGAGTGGAGGTTACGACTGACAGTGCCTCGTATTACTTTGGCGATACGGGAGAGGTCATACTATCTGCGACCAATGGCGATACTGAGCTCGCGGTGGACTTCTACCTCGCGCTGCTCGCGCCGGACGGCGCGCCCTACTTCTTCCCCGGATGGGGCAACGCCATGCAGCCTGCCATAAGTGGCCTCGTGCTTCCGCCTCACTTCTCGACGGGGCCGTTCGTCTATTTCACGTTCCCGATTCCCGGAGGCAAGCCGCCCGTCCTCACAGACGGCACGCACGCGTTTGCGGCCGCGTTCATGGCGGCTGGCTCAACTGACCTCACTCAGGGCATAAGCTTCGCCTACTTCGACGTCTCATCCGAGTCGCAAGGCTGTCCGCCTGGGATGGTGCGCATTCCCGCCGGGCCGTTCGCAATGGGCGACACGTCAGACACGGGCTACAAGGACGAATACCCGCTCCACGACGTCTATCTCGACTCGTTCTGCATCGACACATACGAATACCCCAACAACGTGGGCGTCGTCCCCAACTCAGGACTCAGCTGGATTGAGGCCGAGTCGCTGTGCACTCAGCAGGGCAAACGGCTCTGTTCTGAGTCGCAGTGGGAGAAGGCCTGCAAGGGGCCGCTAGGCTCCATCTACCCTTATGGCGATTGGTATGATGGCGTCAGATGCTGGACAGAGATGGGCTACAACGACGGCCAGGCAGGCGAATCCGGCGGCCGGAGTCGCTGCACGAACGTCTATGGCGTGTTCGACATGAGCGGCAACACTTGGGAGTGGGTGAACGACTTCTACGACGCCGAGTATTACAGCTCGTCGCCCGCTGAGAACCCGACGGGACCACCTGTCGGCGCCACCAGCAAGGTCATGAGAGGAGGCGCTTGGTACCACGGGGGCCTGGCCACACGCTGCTCCTTCCGAGGCGCATACGACCCCGAGCGGGGCCGCTTTGCCGCGGGCGTCCGCTGCTGCGCCGACTGAGCACGCGCCTTGTTTAGGCGCGGCTCACGAGCCGCCGTTTATCCTGAAGGGGTTACCCCAATAATCAAGTTGAGCGGAACTGACCCAAATCAGATTGACTTGTGAGGAGGGGGCGAAGGGAGATTTTTGGGGCAGGCCAGGTGGTTTTTCGGGGTGTCAGTCAAAGGATGGTGTGTCGGTGGGCGCAGATTCGGTGATCTGGGGCAGATGACGCCTGCTTTTGACGCTTCGTCGCATCGAGGTCGAGATCGGATTAAGCCCTAAGGATTTCAAGTACTATGCTATCGCGGACGGGCTGAAGGAGGTACTGAGCTCCACAATGAAGCCTTGTCGCGATCCAAAGCCGCCTCCCGTCCCCCCAGATGACTATCTGCTTCGCGCCAACTGGAGGGGGCTGGCCAATGTGAATACGAAAACTCCTCAAGAAAAAGGATTGACAAGAAAGAGGTACCCAGCTAGCATGACTCTTTATAGTTTGTGAGGGTGACCTGCTGGGAATGGTGGATGATGCAAGTGAAGTTATCACGCCTAAACTGCCTCAAAGTTGCGGTTTATGCCGCTTCGCGCTAAGCAGCTACCAGCTTTCTACAATTGATCCAGTAAAGAGCCAAGGACTGTCCGTGATAAGCAAGAAGGCAGCATACGCCGATGTCACGCAGGCGTGCCGAGGAATAGCCGATGGTACCATGGTGAAAAAGGCGTGGATGGGGTTTGACCAGTTTATGTCTCTTGCCGATGCGTTAATGGATGGCCTCGTCGTTACAGATTTACATGGTGGGATATTAGACGTTAATAGGGCCGCCTCAGAGAAACTATGCGGCGAAGAACAAGATCTCGTTGGTACAAGGCTTACCCGATTCATCACGGTGGAAGATCTGCCCAGATTCGCCCGTCATTGGCAGGACCTTCTCTCTGACCGACCGCAAATCAGAGTCTCAGAATATCGTGCGCGCCAAAGGGATGGAGATGCGATTTCGCTAAGTATTGCCCTTTCCATTCTGAGGGATTCTATCGGTCGTCCCAAGAACGTTATCGCCGTACTCAGGGACACCCCACAACGCAAAGTTACTGAAGACGTCCTTCGAGAAAATGAAGAGAAGTACCGGAGTCTTTTTGAAAACGAATCCGATGCGTTGATAGTTTTTGATGCCGAGACGCAGCGCATCGAAGAGGCCAACTTAGCCGCTTTGGAGCTGTTCGGCTACAGCGAGGAAGCCTTTTTGGGATTGACGTTTTCGGACATCTCGGCTGAAAAGACCCAAGTGGCGGAGTCGGTGCAAGAACTCATCAGTGGATTGCCACAGGGCAGATATGTGCCGCTGGGCTACTTCCGAAAGAAAGGCGGCACGATTTTTCCTGGCGAGATACGTACCGGTGCTTTTGTCGCTGGTGGAAGGCAAAAGATCATCGGGGTCGTTCGCGATATCTCACAGCGCATGGAGACTGAGGCGTCGCTATCTGAAAGCCGTAGCGAGTGCCGGGAGCTGGTTGAGAAGATAAGCGATGTGATATACGAGATCGACTTGAATGGCG
It includes:
- a CDS encoding right-handed parallel beta-helix repeat-containing protein, producing the protein MRMLAIGLAVFVILHCIGILALAAEYHVNQDGSDDFTVIQNAIDVAIDGDIVIVHPGTYYENVRFEGKNIVLCSVDPEDAGCVESTIIDGGQSGPVVAFYGTEDEACLLSGFTITNGKNGYGGGICGARKWNAPHTKASITGCVITQNTAAGAVGASGGGLMWCSGTIENCTIRDNTAGWGGGLAECFGGSLENCLIIGNTADGSGGGLFRFEGSMVACTVKQNSASHDGGGLHDCSAEIARCSILSNWTEYGDGGGLSESTGSIDNCVISDNGIQGAGGGLYQWRGNIANSRITGNAAVFTGGGMYDCEGDILNCLIDDNWTGNFSSTDGAGIHVWVGNIEYCTISNNTGSGLCDCHGIIKGCTISGNVSWMGAGLDSCSGTLEDCVIRDNFADMGCGGGIYDFDGQIKNCLIINNVADYNAGGGLGHCQGMVQNCTIAHNSAAENGGGVYFHTGAITNCIIWGNGDAGEVGPDRCTPSYSCIQNWTQGGVGNISQDPVFATGPLGDYYLSSLTAGQDADSPCIDAGSDTAENLGLDKLTTRSDGGADKGTVDMGYHYPIFAVTIQTSLNDNEFGPGDDLEAYLSVENHGSEVVVDVYIGLILPDGSVLCIGPDGAYFGIFPFATSVFLDCNATIDPLKILDLTVPGNAPPGDCAYAAAVSQTGEQAFLRTSVSSFTISGG
- a CDS encoding deoxyribonuclease IV produces the protein MHFSVAGKYYNAVERAHELGCNALQIFAQNPKGWRVKDLDDGEAQTFRRLVSDYGIEAVVVHTPYLINLASPDPKLAWRSRRAVKTSLERADHLGAQFVVTHIGSARGRDLDDALKTVSRGLDEVLSQEYDAPLLLENSAGSGHIIGHTVAELARIIERCKSADRLYVCLDTAHAFAAGYDVVAAHGLESTLDELDRLIGIDRLKVVHVNDTKVALGSHVDRHYHIGMGNIGMEGFRNIVNHPKLAHLPFILETPVDDSCDDECNLRTFRSLISPQRHRDTENLGR
- a CDS encoding SUMF1/EgtB/PvdO family nonheme iron enzyme — protein: MSKIIIVACSILAVLAVQSVSLAQSARVEVTTDSASYYFGDTGEVILSATNGDTELAVDFYLALLAPDGAPYFFPGWGNAMQPAISGLVLPPHFSTGPFVYFTFPIPGGKPPVLTDGTHAFAAAFMAAGSTDLTQGISFAYFDVSSESQGCPPGMVRIPAGPFAMGDTSDTGYKDEYPLHDVYLDSFCIDTYEYPNNVGVVPNSGLSWIEAESLCTQQGKRLCSESQWEKACKGPLGSIYPYGDWYDGVRCWTEMGYNDGQAGESGGRSRCTNVYGVFDMSGNTWEWVNDFYDAEYYSSSPAENPTGPPVGATSKVMRGGAWYHGGLATRCSFRGAYDPERGRFAAGVRCCAD